From a single Eubalaena glacialis isolate mEubGla1 chromosome 15, mEubGla1.1.hap2.+ XY, whole genome shotgun sequence genomic region:
- the LOC133075434 gene encoding ubiquitin-conjugating enzyme E2 D3-like, producing the protein MALKRMNKELSDLARDPPVQCSAGPVGDDMFHRQAAIMGPNDSPYQGGVFFLTVHFPTDYPFKPPKVAFTTRIYHPNINSNGSICLDVLRSQWSPALTISKVLLSICSLLCDPNPDDPLVPEIARIYKTDRDKYSRISREWTQKYAM; encoded by the coding sequence ATGGCGCTGAAACGGATGAATAAGGAACTTAGTGATTTGGCCCGTGACCCTCCAGTACAATGCTCTGCAGGTCCAGTTGGGGATGATATGTTTCATCGGCAAGCCGCAattatgggacctaatgacagcCCATATCAAGGCGGTGTATTCTTTTTGACAGTTCATTTTCCTACAGACTACCCCTTCAAACCACCTAAGGTTGCATTTACAACAAGAATTTATCATCCAAATATTAACAGTAATGGCAGCATTTGTCTCGATGTTCTAAGATCACAGTGGTCCCCTGCTTTAACTATTTCTAAAGTTCTTTTATCCATTTGTTCACTGCTATGTGATCCAAACCCAGATGACCCCCTAGTGCCAGAGATTGCACGGATCTATAAAACAGACAGAGATAAGTACAGCAGAATATCTCGGGAATGGACTCAGAAGTATGCCATGTGA